The Streptomonospora litoralis genome window below encodes:
- a CDS encoding acetylxylan esterase, translating into MPRTDLPLDELPDYTAAATAPADFDDFWAATLAEAARYDQPAVAIPHRSRLTTLDVFDVSFPGFGGHPVKAWLLLPRRRSGRLPCVVRFPGYGGGRGSPLRALEYASCGYADLVMDVRGQGTNTAATGDTPDAEYSPHPHRPGFMTKGVLDPRHYYYRRVITDAVRAVAAARTFDSVDPDRVAVAGASQGGGLAVAAAALAPDVAAVVADVPFLSHFRRATEIASAGPYLEIAEYLAAHRDSADRVFATLAYADALNFASRASAPASFSAAGMDPITPPSTCYAVYNAYAGPKRMRLWEFNGHEAGDAFGSAENLGFLAEHLG; encoded by the coding sequence ATGCCGCGAACCGACCTGCCCCTCGACGAACTCCCCGACTACACCGCCGCCGCCACCGCACCGGCCGACTTCGACGACTTCTGGGCGGCGACCCTCGCCGAGGCGGCCCGGTACGACCAGCCCGCGGTGGCCATCCCGCACCGGAGCCGGCTGACGACCCTCGACGTCTTCGACGTCAGCTTCCCCGGTTTCGGCGGCCACCCCGTCAAGGCGTGGCTGCTGCTCCCCCGCCGGCGGAGCGGGCGGCTGCCGTGCGTGGTGCGCTTCCCCGGCTACGGCGGCGGCCGCGGCAGCCCCCTGCGCGCGCTGGAGTACGCCTCGTGCGGTTACGCCGACCTCGTGATGGACGTCCGCGGCCAGGGCACGAACACCGCGGCCACCGGTGACACACCCGATGCCGAATACTCCCCGCACCCGCACCGGCCCGGGTTCATGACCAAGGGCGTGCTGGACCCGCGCCACTATTACTACCGCCGGGTGATCACCGACGCCGTGCGCGCGGTCGCCGCCGCCCGCACGTTCGACAGCGTCGACCCCGACCGCGTCGCCGTGGCCGGTGCGAGCCAGGGCGGCGGGCTGGCGGTCGCGGCTGCCGCGCTGGCGCCGGACGTCGCGGCCGTCGTCGCCGACGTGCCGTTCCTGTCGCACTTCCGGCGGGCGACCGAGATCGCCTCCGCGGGGCCCTACCTGGAGATCGCGGAGTACCTGGCCGCCCACCGCGACAGCGCCGACCGGGTCTTCGCCACGCTGGCCTACGCCGACGCGCTCAACTTCGCGTCCCGGGCGAGTGCGCCCGCCTCCTTCAGCGCCGCGGGCATGGACCCCATCACACCGCCGTCCACCTGCTACGCCGTCTACAACGCCTACGCGGGACCCAAGCGGATGCGGCTGTGGGAGTTCAACGGCCACGAGGCCGGCGACGCGTTCGGGAGCGCGGAGAACCTGGGGTTCCTCGCCGAGCACCTGGGCTGA
- a CDS encoding malate dehydrogenase has protein sequence MAQVPVNVTVTGAAGQIGYALLFRIASGQLLGPDTPVKLRLLEIPQAVTAAEGTAMELDDCAFPLLKGIDIFDDARPAFEGANVGLLVGARPRSKGMERGDLLEANGGIFKPQGEAINAGAADDVRVLVVGNPANTNALIAQAHAPDVPADRFNAMTRLDHNRALTQLAKKLGASVTDIEKLTIWGNHSATQYPDIFHAEVGGRNAARAIDDEAWLRDDFIPTVAKRGAAIIEARGASSAASAANAAIDHVHDWVNGTPEGDWTSAAIPSDGSYGVPEGIISSFPAVSRGGRWEIVRDLEINDFSRERIDASVQELTEERDTVRKLGLV, from the coding sequence ATGGCCCAAGTACCTGTCAACGTCACCGTCACCGGGGCAGCCGGGCAGATCGGCTACGCGCTGCTGTTCCGCATCGCCTCGGGCCAGCTTCTGGGCCCCGACACGCCCGTCAAGCTGCGCCTGCTGGAGATCCCCCAGGCCGTCACGGCGGCAGAGGGCACCGCGATGGAGCTGGACGACTGCGCCTTCCCGCTGCTGAAGGGCATCGACATCTTCGACGACGCGCGCCCGGCGTTCGAGGGTGCCAACGTCGGCCTGCTCGTGGGCGCGCGCCCGCGCAGCAAGGGCATGGAGCGCGGTGACCTGCTGGAGGCCAACGGCGGCATCTTCAAGCCCCAGGGCGAGGCCATCAACGCCGGTGCCGCCGACGACGTGCGGGTACTGGTCGTCGGCAACCCCGCCAACACCAACGCGCTGATCGCCCAGGCCCACGCTCCCGACGTCCCGGCGGACCGCTTCAACGCGATGACGCGGCTGGACCACAACCGGGCGCTCACCCAGCTCGCCAAGAAGCTCGGGGCCTCCGTCACCGACATCGAGAAGCTGACGATCTGGGGCAACCACTCGGCGACCCAGTACCCCGACATCTTCCACGCCGAGGTCGGCGGCCGCAACGCCGCACGGGCGATCGACGACGAGGCGTGGCTGCGCGACGACTTCATCCCGACCGTGGCCAAGCGCGGCGCCGCCATCATCGAGGCCCGCGGCGCCTCCTCGGCGGCTTCGGCCGCCAATGCGGCCATCGACCACGTCCACGACTGGGTCAACGGCACCCCCGAGGGTGACTGGACCTCCGCGGCCATCCCCTCCGACGGCTCCTACGGCGTGCCCGAGGGCATCATCTCCTCGTTCCCCGCCGTCTCCCGCGGCGGCCGCTGGGAGATCGTGCGCGACCTGGAGATCAACGACTTCTCCCGCGAACGCATCGACGCCTCCGTGCAGGAACTCACCGAGGAGCGCGACACGGTCCGCAAGCTCGGCCTGGTCTGA
- a CDS encoding helix-turn-helix domain-containing protein, producing MTDGISIGPRLQQLRNAHGMTQRELAERADVSIDVISKLERGARHTARLTTITRLAKALDEDTGSLTGKGNRVERVGDLGVLAVRNAITSPDLLPGLDPDDDGAPSDPTDLHRQVEKAYGAYFEGEFGALAAQLPGLLSECRLTRSAMGPSSVAAAYAHAYQLAACLLVHVGKDDAALIGAERGMAAATEGDDEYRAATLSGTYVWILLRMGRYAEAERLAVRTASGIEPTYSTTDPRQLTAWGGQLLHAAVIAGADERGDEALEYLSRASAAAARMGSDRHDYWVSFGPSQVAMQRAHVQVSLDEPDEVLAAAAAVKRSDLFPISWARHSLNVAQALERKRMVDDAIAVAARAYEISPQWFRHQQFAASVISDLVGHKQRLPRALQTMASTVSTAEE from the coding sequence ATGACCGACGGTATCAGCATCGGCCCGCGCCTCCAGCAGCTGCGCAACGCCCACGGCATGACCCAGCGCGAGCTCGCCGAACGTGCGGATGTCTCGATCGATGTCATCTCCAAACTCGAGCGGGGCGCCCGCCACACGGCCCGCCTGACCACGATCACCAGGCTCGCCAAAGCGCTCGACGAGGACACCGGCTCCCTGACCGGCAAGGGCAACCGAGTCGAGCGCGTCGGCGACCTCGGCGTCCTCGCGGTGCGCAACGCCATCACGTCGCCCGACCTCCTGCCGGGCCTTGACCCCGACGACGACGGCGCGCCCTCCGATCCCACCGATCTCCACCGGCAGGTCGAGAAGGCCTACGGGGCATATTTCGAGGGGGAGTTCGGAGCGTTGGCCGCGCAACTGCCCGGTCTGCTCTCGGAGTGCCGGCTGACGCGCTCGGCCATGGGCCCGTCCAGTGTCGCCGCGGCCTACGCCCACGCCTACCAGCTCGCCGCCTGCCTGCTCGTTCACGTCGGCAAGGACGACGCCGCGTTGATCGGCGCGGAGCGGGGCATGGCCGCGGCCACCGAGGGCGATGACGAGTACCGGGCCGCCACCCTGAGCGGTACCTACGTCTGGATCCTGCTGCGGATGGGGCGTTACGCCGAGGCCGAGCGGCTGGCGGTACGCACCGCGTCCGGTATCGAGCCCACGTACTCGACCACGGACCCGCGCCAGCTCACCGCATGGGGCGGACAGCTCCTGCACGCCGCGGTGATCGCTGGCGCCGACGAACGGGGCGACGAGGCACTGGAGTACCTTTCGCGCGCGAGTGCGGCCGCCGCCCGTATGGGCAGCGACCGCCACGACTACTGGGTATCTTTCGGGCCGTCGCAGGTGGCGATGCAGCGGGCCCACGTCCAAGTCTCCCTCGACGAGCCCGACGAGGTCCTCGCGGCCGCGGCCGCCGTCAAACGGTCTGACCTGTTCCCCATCTCCTGGGCGCGCCACAGTCTGAACGTCGCCCAGGCCCTCGAACGCAAGCGGATGGTCGATGACGCGATAGCGGTCGCGGCTCGCGCCTACGAGATCAGCCCGCAGTGGTTTCGCCATCAGCAGTTCGCGGCGTCGGTGATCTCCGATCTCGTTGGCCACAAGCAGCGCTTGCCTCGCGCATTGCAGACGATGGCATCCACTGTTTCAACAGCGGAAGAATAA
- a CDS encoding DUF4352 domain-containing protein, with protein sequence MSNAYQPPAAPPPPPQKKSRGLLWGCLGCGGLMVLVLIIGGIVVASSGGGAPSDRPAAEAGGSGGDSGGEAEAGIGEPVESGAFRFTVTDVETGVTELSDESGLMTETPQGQYVIVHVTVENIGDQAGTFDASQQTLLDAEGKEYSADSAAEMLTGDQDAFLNQINPGNTVEGRLPFDVPTDVEPAKIELRDFISLDQSAVVKLS encoded by the coding sequence ATGAGCAACGCCTACCAGCCGCCGGCCGCCCCTCCGCCCCCGCCGCAGAAGAAATCCCGAGGCCTCCTGTGGGGCTGCCTGGGGTGCGGTGGCCTGATGGTCCTGGTCCTCATCATCGGCGGCATCGTCGTCGCCTCCTCCGGCGGCGGCGCCCCCTCCGACCGGCCCGCGGCCGAAGCCGGCGGCTCCGGAGGCGACAGCGGCGGCGAAGCCGAGGCCGGGATCGGCGAGCCCGTCGAGTCCGGGGCGTTCCGGTTCACCGTGACCGACGTCGAGACTGGCGTTACCGAGCTGAGCGACGAGTCCGGGCTGATGACCGAGACCCCCCAGGGGCAGTACGTCATCGTGCACGTCACCGTCGAGAACATCGGCGACCAGGCCGGAACGTTCGATGCCAGCCAGCAGACCCTGCTCGACGCTGAGGGGAAGGAGTACTCGGCCGACTCCGCGGCGGAGATGCTGACGGGCGACCAGGACGCCTTCCTCAACCAGATCAACCCCGGCAACACAGTGGAAGGCAGGCTCCCCTTCGACGTCCCCACGGACGTCGAGCCCGCGAAGATCGAGCTGCGCGACTTCATCAGCCTCGACCAGTCCGCAGTGGTGAAGCTGTCGTGA
- a CDS encoding aminoglycoside phosphotransferase family protein — MDRFTWARLPEPARTAFEAEFGRVRSTTSRPAGLTVGIASTVVTDRNTVFVKAIPARSPAAPSYRRELAIADAMPEHGPAPRLLWVSDAGWITLVWEYLPGRHVALLLEADEVMAALVSMRQTLRHVPVELPAITDDGEKLAVLLAAARRVIADPPPGLAHVDLYRRAVIRAREDDFAGAALVHADPATSNMIATDDGVRLVDWALAARGPTWIDPALLIAPLIEAGYSPAAAEAWAARHHPDWAAAPRRALDALAVARLLFLTEKIDSGAEWLADGRRRALWAHQAWVDYRLGTADTVGAVGYSRA; from the coding sequence ATGGACCGATTCACCTGGGCGCGCCTGCCCGAACCTGCCCGGACTGCGTTCGAGGCGGAGTTCGGGCGGGTGCGCTCGACCACGTCCAGACCGGCCGGGCTGACCGTCGGCATCGCCTCGACCGTGGTGACCGACCGCAACACCGTGTTCGTCAAGGCCATCCCGGCCCGCTCGCCTGCCGCCCCCTCCTACCGGCGCGAGCTCGCCATCGCCGACGCGATGCCCGAACACGGACCGGCGCCCCGTCTGCTGTGGGTCAGCGACGCCGGCTGGATCACCCTCGTCTGGGAGTATCTGCCCGGTCGCCACGTCGCCCTGCTCCTCGAGGCCGACGAGGTAATGGCCGCCCTGGTGAGCATGCGCCAGACCCTGCGCCATGTCCCGGTCGAGCTGCCTGCGATCACCGACGACGGAGAGAAGTTGGCCGTGCTCCTGGCAGCCGCGCGCCGCGTGATCGCGGACCCGCCCCCCGGCCTGGCGCACGTCGACCTCTACCGCCGGGCCGTCATCCGCGCGCGCGAGGACGACTTCGCCGGCGCCGCGCTCGTCCACGCCGACCCGGCCACGTCGAACATGATCGCCACCGACGACGGGGTGCGCCTGGTCGACTGGGCCCTGGCCGCACGCGGGCCCACCTGGATCGACCCGGCGCTGCTGATCGCCCCGCTGATCGAGGCCGGCTATTCACCGGCGGCCGCCGAGGCGTGGGCCGCGCGTCACCACCCGGACTGGGCTGCGGCTCCGCGGCGCGCGCTGGATGCGCTCGCCGTCGCGCGGCTGCTGTTCCTGACCGAGAAGATCGACTCCGGTGCCGAATGGCTCGCCGACGGGCGGCGGCGGGCGCTGTGGGCGCACCAGGCATGGGTCGACTATCGCCTCGGAACCGCTGACACCGTCGGCGCGGTCGGCTACAGTCGCGCGTGA
- a CDS encoding glycine-rich domain-containing protein, translated as MSTTTATTRGRDLIAPELFNRLTDDVTRDPHCPDRDTAERIVDQAVVFLVACALSDDPIGPSPLVDLGWHAFILRTADYRRFCNTVLGEFVDHVPNDTAPTIEQRTASAARTLDALHATGLQVDTGVWAQEMPCSSCSDTKTGGDGDGCHKGCHDSQAK; from the coding sequence ATGTCCACCACCACGGCAACCACCCGCGGCCGCGACCTCATCGCGCCCGAACTGTTCAACCGCCTCACCGACGACGTCACCCGCGACCCGCACTGCCCCGACCGCGACACCGCCGAGCGCATCGTCGACCAAGCCGTCGTGTTCCTCGTCGCCTGCGCCCTCAGCGACGACCCCATCGGCCCCTCGCCGCTGGTCGACCTCGGCTGGCACGCCTTCATCCTGCGCACCGCCGACTACCGCCGCTTCTGCAACACCGTGCTCGGCGAGTTCGTCGACCACGTCCCCAACGACACCGCCCCCACCATCGAGCAACGCACCGCCTCGGCCGCCCGCACCCTGGACGCCCTGCACGCCACCGGCCTCCAGGTCGACACGGGCGTCTGGGCCCAGGAGATGCCGTGCTCCAGCTGCAGCGACACCAAGACCGGCGGCGACGGCGACGGCTGCCACAAGGGCTGCCACGACAGCCAGGCGAAGTGA